In a genomic window of Helianthus annuus cultivar XRQ/B chromosome 10, HanXRQr2.0-SUNRISE, whole genome shotgun sequence:
- the LOC110886905 gene encoding probable xyloglucan endotransglucosylase/hydrolase protein 26 — protein MVGSRAMFIAVFVFAIAFQSSMVHANFRKSMYFNWGANHSSILGNGDDLRLVLDQTSGSGIQSKRAFLFGSIEMLIKLVPGNSAGTVTAYYLSSTGAKHDEIDFEFLGNSTGEPYTMHTNIYTQGQGNREQQFKLWFDPTANYHNYTIHWNPTEIVWYVDSVPIRVFKNYESEGIAYPNKQGMRVYSSLWNADNWATRGGLVKIDWTSAPFVANYRRFRARACKWDGPVSIIQCALPIRANWWTSPVYQQLSSRQQGQLKWVRDNYMIYNYCTDFKRFNGQMAPECSKPQF, from the exons ATGGTGGGTTCTCGAGCCATGTTTATTGCTGTTTTTGTGTTTGCAATAGCATTTCAATCCTCAATGGTCCATGCAAACTTCCGAAAAAGCATGTATTTCAATTGGGGTGCTAACCATTCTTCCATTCTTGGCAATGGCGATGATCTTCGCCTTGTTTTGGACCAAACTTCCG GATCTGGTATTCAATCGAAGAGAGCGTTCTTATTTGGAAGCATCGAAATGCTTATCAAGTTGGTTCCAGGGAACTCAGCTGGGACCGTAACAGCATATTAT CTATCTTCGACGGGTGCAAAACACGATGAGATCGACTTTGAGTTCTTGGGTAACTCGACAGGAGAGCCTTACACGATGCACACAAATATTTACACTCAAGGTCAAGGTAACCGAGAGCAGCAGTTCAAATTATGGTTTGACCCGACCGCGAATTATCACAACTACACAATTCACTGGAACCCAACTGAAATTGT ATGGTATGTTGATAGCGTGCCAATTCGAGTCTTCAAGAACTACGAGAGTGAAGGGATCGCGTACCCTAACAAACAAGGGATGCGAGTCTACTCCAGTTTGTGGAATGCTGATAACTGGGCTACAAGAGGTGGTCTAGTCAAGATCGACTGGACATCTGCACCGTTTGTGGCTAACTACCGTAGGTTCAGGGCTAGAGCTTGTAAGTGGGACGGGCCCGTTAGTATTATCCAGTGTGCCCTTCCCATTCGGGCCAACTGGTGGACATCTCCCGTTTACCAACAATTGAGCTCCAGGCAACAGGGTCAACTCAAATGGGTGAGGGACAACTACATGATCTACAACTACTGCACGGATTTCAAGCGTTTTAACGGACAGATGGCACCCGAATGCTCTAAGCCACAATTCTAA
- the LOC110886904 gene encoding putative RING-H2 finger protein ATL12 — translation MNIPACIPEFQFLETPVTQQNKLILIIIHLTIIISSNPTNSQSLSSSPTDDNTPKSTDSGDRFQPSLVVVIGVLTLMLSLTFLLLIYAKLWHTPSSLQYLNQENFGGLTRSVIRVSGIDKTVIESLPVFRFSTLKGWRNGLECSICLSRFEDVEVLRLLPKCKHAFHIGCVDKWLENHSGCPLCRCEVSEEDVTRCEFSSSLRFLSNRSAREGLNLELFVEREGSARFGSGRSVGNIEVDEYDEEVLHKFNHRIIISDIEYGLMGKNRWSSLSSSDLLVLKSEMITSLSSNFFHNDQDQTSVASMSSNKFDRYPVIKTGLNNNDHDHHDHHKIKEEIKRKREFEQSAKLVEKRSMSEIIVHPRFLGVESSNKEANGEVSANEDRLKKLWLPIARRTIQMFASRDQPPEISTRTQVL, via the coding sequence ATGAATATTCCGGCATGCATACCGGAGTTTCAGTTTCTTGAAACTCCGGTGACCCAACAAAACAAACTTATTCTAATCATCATACAtctcaccatcatcatctccTCCAATCCAACAAACTCACAATCTTTATCTTCCTCTCCAACCGATGATAATACTCCAAAGTCAACGGATTCCGGCGACAGATTTCAACCAAGTTTAGTAGTTGTCATAGGTGTTCTCACCCTCATGTTATCTCTAACATTCTTACTGTTAATCTACGCAAAACTTTGGCACACACCATCTTCTCTTCAATACTTAAATCAAGAAAACTTTGGTGGGTTAACAAGATCAGTTATTAGGGTTTCTGGCATCGATAAAACAGTGATCGAATCACTCCCAGTCTTCCGGTTTTCAACGTTAAAAGGGTGGCGAAACGGCTTGGAATGCTCTATTTGTTTGTCAAGATTTGAAGATGTTGAGGTTCTTAGATTGTTGCCTAAATGCAAACATGCTTTTCATATTGGTTGTGTGGATAAGTGGCTTGAAAATCACTCGGGTTGTCCGCTTTGTAGGTGTGAAGTAAGCGAAGAGGATGTGACGCGTTGTGAGTTTTCGAGTAGTTTAAGGTTTTTAAGCAATCGATCGGCTCGTGAAGGGTTAAACTTGGAGTTGTTTGTTGAAAGAGAAGGGTCCGCGAGATTCGGAAGTGGAAGAAGTGTTGGAAACATTGAAGTAGATGAGTATGATGAAGAAGTGTTGCATAAGTTTAATCATAGGATAATAATATCCGATATTGAGTATGGTTTGATGGGGAAGAATAGATGGAGCAGTTTGAGCTCTTCTGATCTTTTGGTTTTGAAATCTGAGATGATTACTTCTTTGTCAAGTAACTTTTTTCATAATGATCAAGATCAAACTAGTGTTGCTTCTATGTCAAGTAACAAGTTTGATCGTTATCCGGTTATTAAAACAGGTTTAAACAATAATGACCATGATCATCATGATCATCATAAGATCAAGgaagaaatcaaaagaaaaagggaattTGAACAATCTGCTAAACTTGTTGAGAAACGATCGATGTCGGAGATCATTGTTCATCCAAGATTTCTTGGTGTTGAATCAAGTAACAAGGAAGCTAATGGTGAGGTTAGTGCTAATGAAGATAGATTAAAGAAATTATGGTTACCTATTGCTAGAAGAACAATTCAAATGTTTGCAAGTAGAGACCAACCACCAGAAATTAGCACAAGGACACAAGTTTTGTAA
- the LOC110886903 gene encoding transmembrane protein 234 homolog: MVIGDIEKMVTVGLIWGATNALMRRGALISDQQLQYKQSSTKNPILKTLIDWFNLILVWQYSVPFIINLSASATFFAILSHTPISLAVPVTNATTFAATAVFGMLLGEETRVGLTLFGTFLIVLGVYVCVV; the protein is encoded by the coding sequence ATGGTAATCGGAGACATCGAGAAGATGGTAACTGTAGGCCTTATTTGGGGCGCAACAAACGCCTTAATGCGTCGAGGCGCACTTATCTCTGACCAACAACTTCAATACAAACAATCATCAACAAAAAATCCAATTCTCAAAACCCTAATCGACTGGTTCAATCTTATATTAGTCTGGCAATATTCTGTTCCATTCATCATAAATCTCTCAGCTTCCGCTACCTTTTTCGCCATTTTAAGTCACACTCCGATCTCTCTTGCTGTTCCGGTCACCAATGCGACGACGTTTGCAGCCACTGCAGTGTTTGGGATGCTTTTAGGTGAAGAAACGCGTGTTGGGTTGACTTTGTTTGGTACTTTTTTGATTGTTCTTGGTGTTTATGTTTGTGTTGTTTGA
- the LOC110886902 gene encoding probable xyloglucan endotransglucosylase/hydrolase protein 26 yields MLYKEGKYQEQTQTTFITTLHTKQARQLLIILRMVGSRALFLAIFVFAIAFQSSMVHANFQKAMYFNWGAHHSSILGNGDDLRLVLDQTSGSGIQSKRAFLFGSIEMLIKLVPGNSAGTVTAYYLSSTGAKHDEIDFEFLGNSTGEPYTVHTNIYTQGQGNREQQFKLWFDPTTNYHNYTIHWNPTEIVWYVDSVPIRVFKNYESEGITYPNKQGMRVYSSLWNADNWATRGGLVKIDWTSAPFVANYRRFRARACKWDGPVSITQCALPIRANWWTSPVYQQLSFRQQGQLKWVRDNYMIYNLCTDFKRFNGQMAPECSKPQF; encoded by the exons ATGCTATATAAGGAAGGAAAGTATcaagaacaaacacaaacaacATTCATAACTACATTACACACCAAACAAGCTAGACAATTGCTCATAATTTTGAGAATGGTGGGTTCTCGAGCTTTGTTCTTGGCGATTTTTGTGTTTGCGATAGCATTTCAATCCTCAATGGTCCATGCAAACTTCCAAAAAGCCATGTATTTCAATTGGGGTGCTCACCATTCTTCCATTCTTGGCAATGGCGATGACCTTCGCCTTGTTTTGGACCAAACTTCCG GATCTGGTATCCAATCAAAGAGGGCGTTCTTATTTGGAAGCATCGAAATGCTAATCAAGTTGGTTCCAGGAAACTCAGCCGGAACTGTAACAGCATATTAC TTATCTTCCACTGGTGCAAAACATGACGAGATTGACTTTGAGTTCTTAGGGAACTCGACAGGAGAGCCTTACACAGTGCACACTAATATTTACACCCAAGGTCAAGGTAACCGAGAGCAGCAGTTCAAATTATGGTTTGACCCGACCACCAATTATCACAACTACACAATCCACTGGAATCCAACTGAAATTGT atggtatgttgatagtgtgCCAATTCGAGTCTTCAAGAACTACGAGAGTGAAGGGATCACGTACCCTAACAAACAAGGGATGCGAGTCTATTCGAGTTTGTGGAATGCTGATAACTGGGCTACAAGAGGTGGGCTAGTCAAAATCGACTGGACATCTGCACCGTTTGTGGCTAACTACCGTAGGTTCAGGGCTAGAGCTTGTAAATGGGACGGGCCGGTTAGTATCACCCAATGCGCCCTTCCCATCCGGGCCAACTGGTGGACATCTCCTGTTTACCAGCAATTGAGCTTCAGGCAACAGGGTCAACTCAAATGGGTTAGAGATAACTACATGATTTATAACTTG TGCACGGATTTCAAGCGGTTTAACGGACAAATGGCACCTGAATGCTCTAAGCCACAATTCTAA
- the LOC110886901 gene encoding probable xyloglucan endotransglucosylase/hydrolase protein 26, with translation MAGSRALFLVVFVFAIAFQSSMVHANFRKAMYFNWGAHHSSILGNGDDLRLVLDQTSGSGIQSKRAFLFGSIEMLIKLVPGNSAGTVTAYYMVC, from the exons ATGGCGGGTTCTCGAGCTTTGTTCTTGGTGGTTTTTGTGTTTGCGATAGCATTTCAATCCTCAATGGTCCATGCAAACTTCCGAAAAGCCATGTATTTCAATTGGGGTGCTCACCATTCTTCCATTCTTGGCAATGGCGATGATCTTCGCCTTGTTTTGGACCAAACTTCCG GATCTGGTATCCAATCAAAGAGGGCGTTCTTATTTGGAAGCATCGAAATGCTAATCAAGTTGGTTCCAGGAAACTCAGCCGGAACTGTAACAGCATATTAT ATGGTATGTTGA
- the LOC118482778 gene encoding basic proline-rich protein-like, whose amino-acid sequence MASLKHILSLVHLIFLSCALAQDLIEIDCQCKDGKVFNCPLDKDSGPRLPPSPGGNEPKPPCPPGAPCPPGAPCPPGGCPPGSPCPPGAPCPPGAPCPPGGCPAKPPCPPGAPPPGGCPPGAPCPPGGCPPGAPCPPGECPAKPPCPPAAPCPPGGCPPKPPCPPGAPPPRGCPPGAPCPPGGCPPGAPCPPGRCPPGAPCPPGGCPPGAPCPAEPPSPSGAPCPPGGCPSGTPSPEEPPSPPRAPCPPGGCPPRAPCPPGGCPPGAPCPPGRCPPGAPSPAEPPSPSGAPCPPGGCPPGTPCTPGGCPPGKPSPEEPPSPPGAPCPPGGCPPGAPCPPGGCPPGAPCPPGGCPPGAPCPPGGCPPGAPCPPGGCPPGAPCPPGGCPPGAPCPPGGCPPGTPCSPEGCPPGKPSPEEPPSPPRAPCPPGGCPPGAPCPPGGCPPGAPCPPGGCPPGAPCPPGGCPPGAPCPPGGCPPRAPCPPGGCPPGTPCSPGGCPPGKPSPEEPPSPPGAPCPPGGCPPGAPCPPGGCPPGAPCPPGGCPPGAPCPPGGCPPGAPCPPGAPCPPPDVNDKGNTESVTIYPPSCPNCPGGNAPCTPGAPCPPGGCPSGGCPPGAPCPPGGCPPGAPCPPGGCSPGAPCPPGGCPPGSCPANPSCPPGAPCQPSDPSGNPDIITLYPSSNPQCPGGDDPKPPCPPEGDDSKPSCPGLTEIEYQCKDGKLIDCPDVKDLGPRLQPVTPSLASKGPGSKGSRAAMNSIRF is encoded by the exons ATGGCTTCACTCAAACACATTTTATCCCTTGTTCACTTAATATTTCTATCTTGTGCCCTTGCCCAAGATCTTATCGAAATTGATTGTCAATGTAAAGATGGCAAGGTTTTCAATTGTCCACTTGACAAAGATTCTGGACCAAGACTCCCTCCATCTCCAGGGGGTAATGAACCAAAGCCTCCATGTCCTCCGGGAGCTCCATGTCCACCGGGAGCTCCATGCCCACCTGGAGGATGCCCGCCGGGATCTCCATGTCCCCCAGGAGCTCCTTGTCCTCCTGGAGCGCCATGCCCACCAGGAGGATGTCCCGCAAAGCCTCCATGTCCACCAGGAGCTCCCCCACCTGGAGGATGCCCCCCGGGAGCTCCATGCCCACCCGGAGGATGTCCCCCGGGAGCTCCATGTCCACCGGGAGAATGTCCCGCAAAACCTCCATGTCCACCAGCTGCTCCATGCCCACCGGGAGGATGTCCCCCAAAACCTCCATGTCCACCGGGAGCTCCCCCACCGAGAGGATGTCCTCCAGGAGCTCCATGCCCACCGGGAGGATGTCCCCCAGGAGCTCCATGCCCACCAGGAAGATGTCCTCCAGGAGCACCATGCCCACCAGGAGGATGTCCCCCAGGAGCTCCTTGTCCCGCAGAGCCTCCATCACCCTCGGGAGCCCCATGCCCACCTGGAGGATGCCCCTCAGGAACTCCTTCTCCCGAAGAGCCTCCATCTCCCCCGAGAGCTCCATGCCCACCTGGAGGATGCCCCCCGAGAGCCCCATGCCCACCGGGAGGATGTCCTCCAGGAGCACCATGCCCACCGGGAAGATGTCCCCCAGGAGCTCCTAGTCCCGCAGAGCCTCCTTCTCCATCGGGAGCCCCATGCCCACCAGGAGGATGCCCCCCGGGAACACCATGCACACCGGGAGGATGTCCCCCAGGAAAACCTTCTCCCGAAGAGCCCCCATCTCCCCCGGGAGCTCCATGCCCACCTGGAGGATGCCCCCCGGGAGCTCCATGCCCACCGGGAGGATGTCCCCCGGGAGCTCCATGCCCACCGGGAGGATGTCCCCCAGGAGCTCCATGTCCACCTGGAGGATGCCCCCCGGGAGCTCCATGCCCACCGGGAGGATGCCCTCCGGGAGCTCCATGCCCACCGGGAGGATGTCCCCCAGGAGCTCCATGTCCACCAGGAGGATGCCCCCCGGGAACTCCATGCTCACCGGAAGGATGTCCCCCAGGAAAACCTTCTCCTGAAGAGCCCCCATCTCCCCCGAGAGCTCCATGCCCACCTGGAGGATGCCCCCCGGGAGCTCCATGCCCACCGGGAGGATGTCCCCCAGGAGCTCCATGTCCACCTGGAGGATGCCCCCCGGGAGCTCCATGCCCACCGGGAGGATGCCCCCCGGGAGCTCCATGCCCACCGGGAGGATGTCCCCCAAGAGCTCCATGTCCACCAGGAGGATGCCCCCCGGGAACTCCATGCTCACCGGGAGGATGTCCCCCAGGAAAACCTTCTCCCGAAGAGCCCCCATCTCCCCCGGGAGCTCCATGCCCACCTGGAGGATGCCCCCCGGGAGCTCCATGCCCACCGGGAGGATGTCCCCCAGGAGCTCCATGTCCACCTGGAGGATGCCCCCCGGGAGCTCCATGCCCACCGGGAGGATGTCCTCCAGGAGCTCCATGTCCCCCAGGAGCTCCATGTCCACCACCAGATGTTAATGATAAAGGAAACACAGAATCTGTAACTATATATCCACCATCATGTCCTAATTGCCCGGGAGGCAATGCTCCTTGTACCCCGGGAGCTCCATGCCCACCAGGAGGGTGCCCCTCGGGAGGATGTCCCCCAGGAGCTCCATGCCCACCGGGAGGATGCCCCCCAGGAGCTCCATGTCCACCTGGAGGATGCTCTCCGGGAGCTCCATGTCCACCTGGAGGATGCCCACCAGGATCTTGTCCTGCAAACCCTTCATGTCCTCCGGGAGCTCCATGTCAACCATCAGATCCGTCTGGAAACCCAGATATCATTACTCTATACCCATCCTCAAATCCTCAATGCCCAGGAGGCGATGATCCAAAGCCTCCATGTCCCCCGGAAGGCGATGACTCAAAGCCTTCGTGTCCAg GTCTCACCGAAATTGAGTATCAATGTAAAGATGGCAAGCTTATCGATTGTCCAGACGTCAAGGATTTGGGACCTAGACTTCAACCGGTTACTCCATCTCTAGCGAGCAAAGGTCCAGGTAGCAAAGGATCCCGAGCAGCAATGAACTCCATCAGATTCTAA